DNA sequence from the Streptomyces tsukubensis genome:
GTAGTACGGATCCGTTCGGGGTGCGCGGCCCTCGCGCGCGCTCTTACCCGATGAGCCGGGGGCGCGAAAGGCGGCGGGCCGCGTCCGTGCGCCGGATGCACACGTGTGGGTGACAGGATGTGCGCGAAACGTGACGTAGCGTTACTGCATGATCGACCGGTCACCGCAGTTGTCCCCGCCGACGGCGGCGCTTCCGCTGCCGGTGCGCCCGGACGCCGGCCGGTTCCTGGTGCTGCTCGGAGTCTTCGTCTGCGCCGCCTGCGGTCTGGTGTACGAGCTGGAGCTGGTGGCCCTCGCCTCGTATCTGATCGGTGATTCCGTCACCCAGGCCTCTGTGGTGCTGTCCCTGATGGTGTTCGCGATGGGGATCGGCTCGCTGCTCGCGAAGCGGCTGCGCTGCCGGGCCGCCGTCGGCTTCGGTCTGCTGGAGCTGGGGCTCGCGCTGGTCGGCGGCTGTTCGGCGATGGTGCTGTACGCGACGTTCGCGTGGCTCGGTGAATCGCGGAGCGTCCTGGTCGCCTTCTCCCTGGCCATCGGCGTCCTGATCGGCGCCGAGATCCCGCTGCTGATGTCCCTGATCCAGCGGATCTCCCGCCGGGACGCGGAGGGGACGGTCGCGGACCTGTTCGCCGCGGACTACGTGGGCGCGCTGGTCGGCGGGCTGGCCTTCCCGTTCCTGCTGCTGCCGTGGCTCGGCCGGCTCACCAGCGGACTGCTCACCGGCGCGGTCAACGCCCTGGTCGGCGGGGCCCTGGTGCTGTGGCTCTTCCGCCGTGATCTGACCCGCCGCTCCCGTAACTGGCTGCTGTTCGCCAACGCCCTCGTCCTCGCCCTGCTCGCCACCGCGACCGCTCTGGTCGGGGACTTCGAGCAGGCGGCCCGGCGGGCGATGTACGGGGACCGGGTGCGGATCGCCGTCCAGACCGGGGTCCAGGAGGTCGTGCTGACCGGCGACGGCTCCCGCCCGCCCGATCTCTTCCTCGACGGGCGGCTCCGGGTCAGCGGCGCCGACGAGTACCGCTATCACGAGGCCCTGGTCCACCCCGCGATGAACGGCCGTCACCGCCGGGTGCTGATCCTCGGCGGCGGCGACGGGCTGGCCGCCCGGGAGGTGCTGCGCCACCCCGGGGCCGAGTCCCTGACGATCGTGGAGCTGGACCCCTGGATGGTCCGGCTCGCCCGGACCGACCCCGGCCTCTCCGCGCTCAACGACCGGGCGTACGAGGATCCGCGGGTCCGGGTGGTCACGGCCGATGCCTTCGCCTGGCTGCGGGACCCGGGCAGCGCGGTGCCGGGGGGTTACGACGTGGTGATCACCGATCTGCCGGACCCCGGCTCCACCGAGGGCGGCAAGTTCTACTCGCAGGAGTTCTACGGGCTGGTCGCCGGGATCCTGGCCCCCGAGGGGCGGCTGGCGGTCCACGCGGGCCCGCTGGAGGGCCGCCGCCGGGCGTTCTGGACGGCGGAGGCCACACTGCGCGCCGCGGGGTACGGGACGAGCCCGTACCGCGTGGGACCGGCCGGTTCCGCCGGCTCCGCTTTCTCCGGCGGCGGCCGGGGCGCCCGGCTCAACGAGGACTTCGAGGCGCTGGGCGCGGAGTCGGCGCCCGAGGACTGGGGGCTGCTGCTGGCCGCGCCCGGCCGGATCACGCCGCTCGCCCTCGGCCCGGACGCGCCCCCGCTGCGCTCGCTGACGGACGCGCTGCTCGCGGTGGACGCCCGGGACGCCGAGCGGACCCGGATGACCGGTCTTCCGCCGTCGACGCTCGTCCATCCGCGCTACCCGGACTGATGCGACCGGCGCCCTGCGGGAACGGAAAGAGGCGGGTGGGGAGACGGTCGGGGGCGCCCTGGGTAGGCTCGGTTGTCATGGACCATGAGGTGTTCGTTCCGGTTCCGGTCGAGTCCGTACGACGGGTGCTCAGGGACCCCGTACAGGCGGCCCGTTGCGTCCCGGGGCTCCAGCTCGACGCGGCCGGAAAGCCCGGGGAGCTGCGGGAAACTGCGGAGCCCGGTGCGGCGGTGGTGGGCCGGCTGAAGATCCGGGTCGGCAACCACACCATCACCTACCGGGGCCGGCTGGGGATCGTGGAGCACGACGGCGTCTTCACCGTCGAAGGCGAGGGCACGGAAGCGCGCGGCCCGGGTTCGGTGAAGGCCGTGCTGACGGTTCGGGTCCGGGACGACGCCTCGGGCGGTACGACGCTGGACTTCGCCGGTACGGCGCAGGCGGAGGGGCGGCTCGCGGGGCTGCCGGACACCTCGAAGGAGCAGGCGGCGCGCCGCCTGCTGGACCGTTTCGCCGAGGCGCTGGCGGCGTACGCAGCGGAGCATGCGGAGGGTGCGGAGGCCGATGAGGTCGACGAGGTCGACGGTGACGGCGAGGCGGAAGGGGCCGTGTACGACTCGCCCGTACTGCCGCCGGGGTTCGGCGACGGCCTGGACGGACTCGACGCACTGAGCGACCTGAACGACCTGGGCGACCTGAGCGGCCTCGGTGAGCCGGGTGCAGCGGGCGTACCGGGCGTACCGGGTGGCGGTTCCGGTGACGAGCCGCCCGCGGAGGCGGCCCACGCCCGGCGCACGATGATCGGCCGCAGCGCGGAGGAGGTCGACCACGCCCCGCCGAGGGGCCGGTACGCGCCCCGCCCCGCCCCCGACACGGGAAGCCGGAAGGTGCCGGTCCGCTGGGTCGCGGGTGCCGCGGCCGTGGGCTCCGCGCTGCTGCTGGCCCGTGCGCTGCGCCGCCGCCGGGCCTGACCCGGCCGGCGGGCCGCCGACCCGGTTCCGTACCTCCGTGGTGGTACGGCCTGCGGCGCCGTGATCGCCGCACTCCCGTTAGGGTCGGGACGTGAGCAGCAGCAAGGGCAGCGAAGAGGGCGTACGGCTCCGGGCCGGGGACGCCGAGTTGACCGTACGGCCGGACCACGGATGCCGGGTGTCGAGCCTGACCGTCGGGGGCACGGAGCTCCTCCGCCAGGGGGAGCGGTACGGCTCGTTCCCGATGGTCCCCTGGTGCGGGCGGGTGGACCACGGCCGCTTCCGGGACGGCGCCGTACAGCATCAGCTCCCCGTCAACGCCGATCCGCACGCCATCCACGGCACCGGCCGCGACACCGTCTGGCGGACCCGCCGGGCCGACGAGAACGAGGCGGTGTTCACGTACGAACTCGGTGAACCGTGG
Encoded proteins:
- a CDS encoding polyamine aminopropyltransferase; this translates as MIDRSPQLSPPTAALPLPVRPDAGRFLVLLGVFVCAACGLVYELELVALASYLIGDSVTQASVVLSLMVFAMGIGSLLAKRLRCRAAVGFGLLELGLALVGGCSAMVLYATFAWLGESRSVLVAFSLAIGVLIGAEIPLLMSLIQRISRRDAEGTVADLFAADYVGALVGGLAFPFLLLPWLGRLTSGLLTGAVNALVGGALVLWLFRRDLTRRSRNWLLFANALVLALLATATALVGDFEQAARRAMYGDRVRIAVQTGVQEVVLTGDGSRPPDLFLDGRLRVSGADEYRYHEALVHPAMNGRHRRVLILGGGDGLAAREVLRHPGAESLTIVELDPWMVRLARTDPGLSALNDRAYEDPRVRVVTADAFAWLRDPGSAVPGGYDVVITDLPDPGSTEGGKFYSQEFYGLVAGILAPEGRLAVHAGPLEGRRRAFWTAEATLRAAGYGTSPYRVGPAGSAGSAFSGGGRGARLNEDFEALGAESAPEDWGLLLAAPGRITPLALGPDAPPLRSLTDALLAVDARDAERTRMTGLPPSTLVHPRYPD
- a CDS encoding SRPBCC domain-containing protein, which encodes MDHEVFVPVPVESVRRVLRDPVQAARCVPGLQLDAAGKPGELRETAEPGAAVVGRLKIRVGNHTITYRGRLGIVEHDGVFTVEGEGTEARGPGSVKAVLTVRVRDDASGGTTLDFAGTAQAEGRLAGLPDTSKEQAARRLLDRFAEALAAYAAEHAEGAEADEVDEVDGDGEAEGAVYDSPVLPPGFGDGLDGLDALSDLNDLGDLSGLGEPGAAGVPGVPGGGSGDEPPAEAAHARRTMIGRSAEEVDHAPPRGRYAPRPAPDTGSRKVPVRWVAGAAAVGSALLLARALRRRRA